The proteins below come from a single Pedobacter aquae genomic window:
- a CDS encoding sodium/sugar symporter — MNTLQTSDYIVFLIYFVIVAGYGLWIYNRKKAESASSKDYFLAEGSLTWWAIGASLIASNISAEQFIGMSGAGFTLGLAIATYEWMAAATLVIVAVFFIPVYLKNKIFTMPQFLSQRYNETVAMIMAVFWLLLYVVVNLTSILFLGALAVSSISGINFTVCMYALAIFSIIITLGGMKVIGYTDVIQVFFLILGGLATTYLALDLVAQNNGSSGVINGFNLITSQADDHFHMIFDKDNKNFVDLPGLTVLVGGMWIVNLNYWGCNQYITQRALGADLKTARGGLLFAAFLKLLMPIIVVLPGIAAYVLYKQEVFTTEMLVNGEVNPDSAYPVLLNLLPPGLKGLSFAALTAAVVASLAGKANSIATIFTLDVYKKIFNPNASEANQVFTGKITIIATMLLAVVIAPHLGIEKGGFKYIQEYTGFVSPGIFAMFILGFFWKRTTSSAAMFATIGGFILSVVLKFLPEWTDLSFLYPAGFAVNVNGVYEIPFLDRMGFVFVFCIIGMYLISILENRKGVNPKGLEIDSSMFKTNTSFTVGALLIFGILLALYTVFW; from the coding sequence ATGAACACACTTCAAACTTCAGATTACATTGTATTTCTAATATACTTTGTGATTGTTGCTGGCTACGGATTATGGATTTACAACCGTAAAAAAGCTGAGAGCGCAAGCTCTAAAGACTACTTCTTGGCAGAAGGATCATTAACATGGTGGGCAATTGGTGCCTCACTTATCGCTTCAAACATCTCTGCAGAGCAATTTATTGGTATGAGTGGGGCTGGCTTCACTTTAGGCCTTGCTATTGCTACATACGAATGGATGGCGGCTGCAACATTGGTAATTGTTGCGGTATTCTTTATCCCGGTATATCTTAAAAACAAGATATTTACCATGCCGCAGTTCTTAAGTCAGCGCTATAACGAGACCGTTGCCATGATTATGGCCGTTTTCTGGTTATTACTTTACGTAGTTGTAAACTTAACCTCTATCCTTTTCTTAGGAGCTTTAGCTGTAAGTAGTATTTCTGGTATAAACTTTACAGTTTGTATGTATGCTTTAGCTATTTTCTCTATCATCATTACGCTAGGTGGTATGAAGGTTATTGGTTATACAGACGTAATCCAAGTGTTCTTCTTAATCTTAGGAGGCTTAGCTACAACTTACCTAGCACTTGATTTAGTAGCTCAAAATAATGGTTCAAGTGGTGTAATTAACGGTTTTAACTTAATTACTTCACAAGCAGACGACCACTTCCACATGATTTTTGATAAAGACAATAAGAACTTTGTTGATTTACCTGGCTTAACAGTATTGGTAGGTGGTATGTGGATTGTTAACTTAAACTATTGGGGTTGTAACCAATACATCACTCAAAGAGCTCTAGGTGCAGATTTAAAAACTGCTAGAGGAGGTTTATTATTTGCAGCTTTCTTAAAATTGTTAATGCCTATTATCGTAGTATTACCTGGTATAGCGGCTTACGTATTATACAAACAAGAGGTCTTTACTACTGAGATGCTTGTTAACGGCGAAGTAAACCCTGATAGCGCTTATCCTGTATTATTAAACTTATTGCCTCCGGGATTAAAAGGTTTATCTTTTGCAGCATTAACAGCAGCAGTGGTAGCTTCTTTAGCAGGTAAAGCAAATAGTATTGCTACTATTTTCACTTTAGATGTTTACAAGAAGATATTTAACCCTAATGCATCAGAAGCTAACCAAGTGTTTACTGGTAAAATTACCATTATTGCTACCATGTTATTAGCGGTAGTTATTGCACCTCACCTAGGTATAGAAAAAGGTGGTTTTAAATATATTCAAGAGTACACAGGCTTTGTGTCTCCAGGTATTTTTGCCATGTTTATTTTAGGATTTTTCTGGAAAAGAACTACTTCTTCTGCAGCAATGTTTGCAACTATTGGAGGTTTTATCTTATCGGTGGTTTTAAAATTCCTTCCAGAATGGACAGATCTTTCTTTCTTATATCCAGCAGGATTCGCGGTTAATGTAAATGGCGTTTATGAAATTCCTTTCTTAGATAGAATGGGCTTTGTATTCGTATTCTGTATTATTGGAATGTACTTGATTTCCATTTTAGAAAACAGAAAAGGCGTTAACCCTAAAGGATTAGAAATAGACAGTAGCATGTTTAAAACCAATACTAGCTTTACCGTAGGTGCGCTATTAATATTCGGTATTTTACTTGCACTTTATACTGTATTCTGGTAG
- the xylA gene encoding xylose isomerase, with translation MSIVTGEKEFFKGINQVKFEGRESDNPLAFRWYDENRIVQGKTMKEYVKFACAYWHSFNGNGADPFGGPTHDFAWDAKADAVERAKDKMDAAFEFMTKMNLPYYCFHDVDVVDYTNDILENERRLNVMVEYALQKQKESGIKLLWGTANLFSHKRYMNGAITNPDFHVLTHGAAQVKAAIDATIALGGENYVFWGGREGYMTLLNTNMKREQEHFARFLHTVKDYARSNGFKGTFFIEPKPCEPSKHQYDYDSATVIGFLRQYDLLNDFKLNIEVNHATLAGHTFQHELQVAADAGMLGSIDANRGDYQNGWDTDQFPNNILELVEAMLVIVEAGGLQGGGINFDAKIRRNSTDPADLFYAHVGGMDTFAKALLVAEEILEKSEYKKLRAQRYASFDAGKGKEFEEGKLSLADLRAYAIEHGEPQIISGKQEFFENMLNKHIF, from the coding sequence ATGTCAATCGTAACAGGTGAAAAAGAATTCTTCAAAGGAATAAACCAGGTTAAATTTGAAGGAAGAGAATCAGACAATCCATTAGCTTTTAGATGGTATGATGAAAACAGAATAGTTCAAGGTAAAACCATGAAAGAGTATGTGAAATTTGCTTGCGCATACTGGCACTCTTTTAATGGTAACGGTGCCGATCCGTTTGGAGGTCCTACTCATGACTTTGCTTGGGACGCTAAAGCGGATGCTGTAGAAAGAGCGAAAGATAAAATGGATGCTGCTTTCGAGTTTATGACTAAAATGAACCTTCCTTACTATTGTTTTCATGATGTTGATGTTGTTGATTATACAAACGACATCCTTGAAAACGAGAGAAGACTGAATGTTATGGTTGAGTATGCCCTACAAAAGCAAAAAGAAAGTGGCATCAAATTACTTTGGGGTACAGCAAACCTATTTTCTCATAAACGTTACATGAATGGTGCTATCACCAACCCAGATTTTCATGTACTTACGCATGGTGCTGCACAGGTAAAAGCTGCTATTGATGCTACTATCGCTTTAGGCGGAGAAAATTATGTGTTTTGGGGTGGTAGAGAGGGCTATATGACCTTGTTAAATACCAACATGAAAAGAGAGCAAGAACATTTCGCTCGTTTCTTACATACCGTAAAAGATTATGCAAGAAGTAATGGCTTTAAAGGAACTTTCTTTATAGAGCCTAAACCTTGTGAGCCATCAAAACATCAGTATGATTACGATTCTGCTACCGTTATTGGCTTCTTAAGACAATATGACTTACTAAATGACTTCAAACTAAACATAGAAGTTAACCACGCTACATTAGCAGGCCACACCTTCCAACATGAACTACAAGTTGCCGCAGATGCAGGTATGTTAGGCTCTATTGATGCCAACAGAGGCGATTACCAAAACGGATGGGATACAGACCAATTCCCAAACAACATTTTAGAGTTGGTAGAAGCTATGCTTGTCATTGTGGAAGCTGGTGGTTTACAAGGTGGAGGTATTAATTTTGATGCTAAAATCAGAAGAAATTCTACAGACCCTGCAGATTTATTCTATGCACACGTAGGTGGTATGGATACCTTTGCAAAAGCTTTATTAGTAGCCGAAGAAATTTTAGAAAAGTCTGAATACAAAAAACTAAGAGCACAACGTTATGCTTCTTTTGATGCTGGTAAGGGCAAAGAATTTGAGGAAGGAAAACTTTCTTTAGCAGATTTAAGAGCTTACGCCATTGAACACGGAGAACCTCAAATCATCAGCGGAAAACAAGAATTTTTTGAAAACATGCTTAATAAACATATTTTTTAA
- a CDS encoding xylulokinase encodes MYLLGIDIGTSSVKVSVIEAHTQEIISSAQYPETEAEIIALKPGWAEQSPESWWDFTQKAILKNHQTKKYNPQDIIGIGIAYQMHGLVVVDKNQQVLRNAIIWCDSRAVEIGEKAFQNIGEAESLSHHLNSPGNFTASKLSWVKENEPEIFANIYKLMLPGDFIAMKLTGQITTSISALSEGIFWDFKNNQLSEKICKEFGFDTSLFPELKPVFANHGEVKTDIATALQLKAGIQVAYKAGDQPNNALSLNVLEPGEVAATAGTSGVIYGVSNQLVYDQQSRINTFAHVNYLENQIRTGVLLCINGTGILNSWARKLFAKDLSYPEMNQIASQVEIGSKGLRILPFGNGAERMLNNKLIGAHIFNIDLNQHQAAHILNAVQEGIAFSFRYGLDIMRENGLNPSVIRAGKSNLFLSEVFRKAFTGATQVPIELYQNDGSVGAALGAGIGIKHFKTAQEAFQNQEVLATIEPQETAAYDTAYQEWKQLLNQKINNI; translated from the coding sequence ATGTATTTATTAGGAATAGACATAGGCACATCTTCTGTAAAAGTTTCTGTTATTGAGGCTCATACTCAAGAAATTATATCATCAGCACAATACCCAGAAACGGAGGCAGAAATTATTGCCCTTAAACCTGGTTGGGCAGAGCAATCTCCTGAAAGCTGGTGGGATTTTACGCAAAAAGCCATCTTAAAAAATCATCAAACCAAAAAATATAACCCACAAGACATTATAGGAATTGGTATAGCTTATCAAATGCATGGCTTAGTAGTGGTTGATAAAAACCAGCAAGTGCTAAGAAATGCTATTATCTGGTGCGATAGTAGAGCTGTTGAAATTGGAGAAAAAGCATTTCAAAATATAGGCGAAGCAGAAAGTTTAAGTCATCATCTTAACTCGCCAGGCAATTTTACGGCATCTAAACTGTCTTGGGTAAAAGAAAATGAACCAGAAATCTTTGCCAATATCTATAAACTCATGCTTCCAGGAGATTTTATAGCCATGAAATTAACCGGGCAGATTACAACCAGCATCAGCGCTTTATCTGAAGGGATTTTCTGGGATTTTAAAAACAACCAGCTATCAGAAAAAATATGCAAAGAATTTGGCTTTGATACTTCCCTATTTCCAGAACTAAAACCAGTATTTGCCAATCATGGTGAGGTAAAAACTGATATAGCAACAGCTCTTCAGCTCAAAGCGGGCATACAAGTAGCTTATAAAGCTGGCGACCAGCCCAATAATGCGCTTTCTTTAAATGTATTAGAGCCAGGTGAAGTTGCCGCTACGGCTGGTACTTCTGGGGTTATTTATGGTGTAAGTAACCAGTTAGTTTACGACCAACAATCTCGTATCAATACATTTGCTCATGTTAATTATCTAGAAAACCAGATTAGAACAGGTGTTTTATTGTGTATCAATGGTACCGGGATTTTAAACAGCTGGGCAAGAAAACTTTTTGCCAAAGATTTAAGCTATCCAGAAATGAACCAGATAGCCTCACAGGTAGAAATTGGCAGTAAAGGCCTCAGAATTTTACCTTTTGGTAATGGTGCAGAAAGAATGTTAAACAATAAGCTTATTGGCGCTCATATTTTTAATATCGATTTAAATCAACACCAAGCAGCGCATATACTTAATGCCGTACAAGAAGGTATTGCTTTTTCTTTCAGGTATGGTTTAGATATCATGAGAGAAAACGGCTTAAATCCATCAGTGATTAGAGCAGGAAAATCAAACTTATTTTTAAGCGAAGTATTTAGAAAAGCCTTTACCGGAGCTACCCAAGTACCTATAGAGCTTTATCAGAATGATGGTAGCGTGGGCGCTGCTTTAGGTGCAGGTATCGGCATCAAACATTTTAAAACTGCCCAAGAAGCCTTTCAAAATCAAGAGGTACTAGCTACTATAGAACCTCAGGAAACAGCAGCTTATGATACTGCTTACCAAGAATGGAAACAATTACTCAATCAAAAAATTAATAACATATAA
- a CDS encoding LacI family DNA-binding transcriptional regulator, protein MKKKATIYDIAKELNITVSTVSRALNNFSTISDATKKAVFETAKKLNYSPNRLASSLKSGKTHTIGVIVPSMEIHFFAVVIHSIEQVLKDNGYRILLYQSSESVENEINGVKTLLEAQVDGIIASMSLETEDTSHFQVLKKQQKPLVLFDRVDENLNVPTVTLDDYKAGYLATKHLIDQGYKNIAFVTTVHQNSIFGNRVKGYKAALADHQLEIKESQIIYGGLSIKDGRYGADKLMRAEDRPDAIIAGDDYTALGVIKKLKELELTPPEIGVIGFANETFSGFITPNLSTIDQQASKMGVACAQSFINMIASENPYKKIEHTVIEPLVIVRQSTSK, encoded by the coding sequence GTGAAAAAGAAAGCAACCATTTACGACATAGCCAAAGAGCTTAATATTACTGTGTCTACAGTATCTAGGGCGCTAAATAATTTTTCTACCATAAGTGATGCAACAAAAAAAGCTGTTTTTGAAACTGCTAAAAAGTTAAATTATAGTCCTAATCGTTTAGCATCATCCTTAAAATCTGGAAAAACCCATACCATTGGTGTTATTGTGCCTAGTATGGAGATACACTTTTTTGCTGTTGTTATCCATAGTATAGAACAAGTACTAAAAGATAATGGTTACCGTATTCTTTTATATCAATCAAGTGAATCTGTAGAGAATGAAATTAATGGTGTAAAAACCTTATTAGAGGCTCAAGTAGATGGTATTATAGCTTCTATGTCTTTAGAAACTGAGGATACATCGCATTTTCAAGTGCTTAAAAAGCAGCAAAAACCTTTAGTTTTGTTTGACCGTGTTGATGAAAATTTAAATGTTCCAACGGTAACTTTAGATGATTACAAAGCAGGTTATTTGGCAACTAAACATTTAATAGACCAAGGTTATAAGAATATTGCTTTTGTAACCACCGTTCATCAAAATAGTATTTTTGGGAATAGGGTAAAGGGTTATAAAGCTGCTTTGGCAGATCATCAATTAGAAATAAAAGAAAGCCAAATTATTTATGGCGGTTTATCTATTAAAGATGGTAGATACGGAGCTGATAAACTTATGCGAGCAGAAGATAGACCTGATGCTATTATTGCTGGTGATGATTATACTGCCCTTGGTGTTATCAAAAAATTGAAAGAATTAGAGTTAACGCCACCTGAAATAGGTGTTATTGGTTTTGCCAATGAAACTTTTTCTGGTTTTATTACACCAAATTTATCAACGATAGACCAACAAGCAAGTAAAATGGGTGTAGCTTGTGCGCAAAGTTTTATAAATATGATAGCTAGCGAAAATCCATATAAAAAGATAGAACATACAGTTATAGAACCTTTGGTGATTGTTAGACAGTCGACCTCAAAATAA
- a CDS encoding response regulator: MSEKKIVILYVDDEENNLISFKANFRMKYQVLTAISGDDALKIMEGKVIDIIITDQRMPNMTGVEFLEKVLEKFPEPMRILLTGYADMSAVIDAVNKGKIFHYLTKPWNEEELDMTIKRAYDVYLERKEIEVMNQKLATSNDQLEFLLRQKLLS, from the coding sequence ATGTCTGAAAAGAAAATAGTTATACTTTATGTTGATGATGAAGAAAACAATCTGATTTCTTTCAAAGCTAATTTCAGAATGAAATACCAGGTGCTAACTGCTATAAGCGGAGATGATGCACTTAAAATTATGGAAGGCAAAGTGATTGATATTATTATTACCGACCAAAGAATGCCTAACATGACAGGGGTAGAATTTTTAGAAAAGGTATTGGAGAAGTTTCCAGAACCTATGAGAATTTTGCTTACCGGATATGCAGATATGAGTGCTGTGATAGACGCTGTTAACAAAGGCAAAATTTTTCATTACCTCACTAAACCTTGGAACGAAGAAGAACTAGATATGACTATTAAGAGAGCATATGATGTTTATCTGGAGCGTAAAGAAATAGAAGTGATGAACCAAAAATTGGCAACTTCTAATGATCAGCTAGAGTTTCTTTTGAGACAGAAATTGCTTTCTTAA
- a CDS encoding response regulator — MKLNFIIVDDRELDCYIAEKLIYNTGKCNKFKAYDNAIEALQDIKSVKPEEDAITVLLLDIMMPVMNGFQFIEEFENLPKAVKDHYRIISITTSLNKNDITRIATYDSVYGVLRKPYSYEAFDEMITKIK, encoded by the coding sequence ATGAAGTTAAACTTTATTATTGTAGACGACAGAGAATTAGATTGTTATATAGCCGAAAAGCTTATTTACAACACAGGCAAGTGTAATAAATTCAAAGCTTATGATAATGCTATTGAGGCTTTACAGGATATTAAATCGGTGAAGCCTGAAGAAGATGCTATAACCGTTCTTTTATTAGATATCATGATGCCTGTTATGAATGGCTTTCAGTTTATAGAAGAGTTTGAAAACCTACCTAAAGCCGTTAAAGACCACTATAGAATTATTTCTATTACTACTTCTCTTAATAAAAATGATATCACTAGAATAGCTACTTACGATTCTGTTTATGGTGTTTTAAGGAAACCTTATAGTTATGAAGCTTTTGATGAAATGATTACTAAAATAAAATAA
- a CDS encoding hybrid sensor histidine kinase/response regulator, which yields MSEKVKILYVDDEMNNLIGFKASLRLDYQIFTAQNTAEATQYLNKHPDIKVIFCDQRMPLQTGVDFFAEIRSTHPYPIRILLTAYTDIEAVIDAINKGHVFRYVKKPWIDADIISAIEEAVNFYEASSMLALKNQELHKAYTELDKFAYSVSHDIRGPLVGISGGINLALNTPNLDEVKDILRMMNKSVQKLDDFILSMHDYYSLERGELKITDVDFKSLIKEMEDVYLIYAKTLSITFHIHLQQEESFWSDRVSIFLIINNLLSNAFKYQVLEKENKFVNLSIVVEKGVATIIVADNGSGIDEKYKNQIFDLFFRAHIKEAGSGFGLFNVKSALLKLNGQVEVDSELNQGTTFTIKIPNK from the coding sequence ATGTCAGAAAAAGTTAAAATATTGTATGTAGATGATGAGATGAATAACCTGATAGGTTTTAAGGCTTCTTTACGACTTGATTATCAGATATTCACCGCTCAAAACACGGCTGAGGCCACGCAATATTTAAATAAACATCCCGATATTAAAGTTATTTTTTGCGACCAAAGGATGCCTTTACAAACAGGAGTTGATTTTTTCGCTGAAATTAGAAGTACACACCCCTACCCTATAAGAATATTACTAACGGCTTATACTGATATTGAAGCTGTTATTGATGCCATCAATAAAGGTCATGTTTTTAGATATGTAAAAAAGCCTTGGATAGATGCCGATATTATTAGCGCCATTGAAGAAGCAGTAAATTTTTACGAAGCAAGCTCTATGCTGGCTTTAAAGAATCAAGAACTGCACAAAGCTTACACAGAGTTAGACAAGTTTGCATACTCTGTCAGCCATGATATACGCGGCCCACTAGTAGGTATTTCTGGCGGGATAAACCTAGCTTTAAATACGCCTAATTTAGATGAGGTAAAAGATATTTTAAGGATGATGAACAAATCTGTTCAGAAACTAGATGATTTTATCTTAAGCATGCATGATTATTACAGCCTAGAAAGAGGAGAACTTAAAATCACTGATGTTGATTTTAAATCGCTTATCAAAGAAATGGAAGATGTTTATCTTATCTACGCTAAAACTTTATCCATTACATTCCATATCCATTTACAACAAGAAGAATCTTTCTGGAGCGATAGGGTTTCCATTTTCTTAATCATCAACAACCTCCTATCTAATGCTTTTAAATACCAAGTATTAGAAAAAGAAAACAAATTTGTAAACTTAAGTATTGTTGTAGAAAAAGGCGTAGCTACTATTATTGTTGCTGATAACGGCTCGGGGATTGACGAAAAATATAAAAATCAGATATTTGATTTATTCTTTAGAGCGCACATTAAAGAAGCGGGTTCTGGCTTTGGCTTATTTAATGTTAAAAGCGCTTTATTAAAACTAAACGGACAAGTAGAAGTAGACTCAGAGCTTAACCAAGGCACTACTTTCACTATCAAAATACCTAATAAATAA
- a CDS encoding sensor histidine kinase: MIETNDELSNTLEDLKQTQTQLVEAEKMASLGQLTAGIAHEINNPINFVTSNVSPLLRDVNMLFDAIEIIEKVGLSDKTIEEKQKEIEEYKEELDYDYLKIEINHLLKGIHEGATRTAEIVKGLRIFSRVDEDDLKRADINEGLDSTLVIMNNLLNNNNIKVEKHYGNLPLVECYPGKLNQVFLNIISNAIHAIAIKHTDDKDGLLTIKTLAAEDFVTISIVDNGCGMSDSTRNKIFDPFFTTKDVGEGTGLGMSIAYNTIKKHNGQIFINTALDKGTEFMIKIPLIHQIIIG, encoded by the coding sequence TTGATAGAAACCAATGATGAGCTAAGCAATACTTTAGAAGATTTAAAGCAAACACAAACGCAACTGGTTGAGGCAGAGAAAATGGCCTCTTTAGGTCAGTTAACTGCCGGCATAGCTCATGAAATTAACAACCCTATTAACTTTGTAACATCTAACGTTTCTCCGTTACTTAGAGATGTTAATATGCTTTTTGATGCCATAGAGATTATAGAAAAAGTAGGTTTATCTGATAAAACTATTGAGGAAAAACAAAAAGAAATAGAAGAATATAAAGAAGAACTAGATTATGACTACCTAAAAATAGAAATTAACCATTTACTAAAAGGTATTCATGAAGGCGCTACCAGAACCGCCGAAATTGTTAAAGGCTTAAGAATATTTTCTAGGGTTGATGAAGACGATTTGAAACGGGCAGATATTAATGAAGGTTTAGATTCTACTTTGGTTATCATGAATAACCTGCTAAACAATAATAACATTAAAGTAGAAAAGCATTATGGTAATTTACCACTGGTAGAGTGTTATCCGGGCAAACTAAATCAGGTATTTTTAAATATTATTTCTAATGCTATTCATGCAATAGCAATTAAACATACTGATGATAAAGATGGCTTACTTACCATAAAAACGTTGGCCGCAGAAGATTTTGTAACCATATCTATTGTAGATAATGGCTGCGGAATGTCTGATAGTACAAGAAATAAAATATTTGACCCCTTCTTTACTACTAAAGATGTAGGCGAAGGCACCGGCTTAGGTATGTCTATTGCTTATAATACCATCAAAAAGCATAACGGGCAAATTTTCATCAATACAGCGTTAGATAAAGGCACAGAGTTTATGATTAAAATACCTCTTATTCATCAAATTATTATAGGTTAA
- a CDS encoding 7TMR-DISM family protein, whose translation MKNILLLLFILIGIQTSKAQSKLVFKDDNTIIGNHVAILEDKTKSLTVKDILNAKNFKPSDTETIILPLSEANFWLTFTIKNQSEYHKLLLMVENSSLDNSELYYKRNGILYFQKISNTKNFSARKYKHQHAIFDLNLSNGAEQTYYLKVNSSEQMFLPIYLGSDIKMSEFLNNHDIFWGVLIGILLVMILYNAFLYISTKDISYIYYVLYTLFTLLTQITLSGHSFKYIFSETPFLFHKALVIFPGLAGISGVIFIRLFLQSESRTPKLNHLFILSLLLYSSAVLLRILGFDLISYRLIDIAAIYTIVVIYVVAITITAQGYRPAKFFLIAWTGFFIGLIIFILKNSGLLPYNTFTNYSMQLGTALEVTLLSLALADRINILKKKKNNLKRKP comes from the coding sequence ATGAAGAATATACTTTTACTTCTATTTATTTTAATAGGCATTCAAACAAGTAAAGCGCAGTCCAAGCTGGTCTTTAAAGATGATAATACCATTATTGGAAATCATGTTGCTATTCTTGAAGATAAAACTAAGAGTTTAACTGTTAAAGATATTTTAAATGCTAAAAACTTTAAACCCTCTGATACGGAAACCATTATCTTACCTTTAAGCGAAGCTAATTTTTGGCTAACATTCACTATTAAAAACCAAAGCGAATATCATAAACTTCTCCTGATGGTAGAGAACTCATCTCTTGATAATAGTGAGTTATATTATAAAAGAAACGGTATCCTTTACTTTCAAAAAATAAGTAATACCAAAAATTTCAGTGCCAGAAAGTACAAACATCAACATGCAATTTTTGATTTAAACTTGAGCAATGGAGCAGAACAAACTTATTACCTAAAAGTTAACAGTAGCGAGCAAATGTTTCTACCTATTTATTTAGGTAGTGATATCAAAATGTCTGAGTTTCTAAACAATCATGATATCTTTTGGGGAGTTTTAATAGGCATTTTATTAGTGATGATTTTATACAATGCCTTTTTATATATATCAACCAAGGATATTAGTTATATATATTATGTTCTTTACACTTTATTTACCCTTCTTACTCAAATAACCTTATCAGGTCATAGTTTTAAATATATATTCTCTGAAACGCCCTTTTTGTTTCATAAAGCTTTGGTTATTTTCCCTGGCTTAGCAGGTATTTCAGGAGTTATATTTATCAGACTTTTTCTTCAATCTGAAAGCAGAACACCTAAACTTAATCATCTTTTTATATTATCACTTTTACTTTATAGTAGTGCAGTATTACTAAGAATATTAGGTTTTGATTTAATAAGCTATAGGCTAATAGATATAGCTGCTATCTATACTATTGTTGTTATTTATGTTGTTGCCATTACCATAACAGCCCAGGGCTATCGCCCTGCTAAGTTCTTTCTTATTGCGTGGACAGGCTTTTTTATCGGTCTGATTATATTTATTTTAAAGAACTCGGGCTTATTACCCTATAATACCTTTACCAACTACTCTATGCAATTGGGTACTGCTTTAGAAGTTACCTTACTTTCTTTAGCACTTGCAGATAGAATTAATATCCTTAAAAAGAAAAAGAACAATCTCAAGCGCAAGCCCTAG